A genomic segment from Vidua macroura isolate BioBank_ID:100142 chromosome Z, ASM2450914v1, whole genome shotgun sequence encodes:
- the LOC128822312 gene encoding collagen alpha-2(I) chain-like, protein MSARGGPPPRQGCAERGDPGLAGVAAGGAGRAPSRADYTRESQARPSRSFPGPQARKTPEGAVAPRGVGAGHVCGTAAARPVHAALGPSGGDSPAQVLRPRGDCRARGLGWCPPRGEGLRLPRSCTALAPSAPPSADAGRGGICPWSRPERQVVGATWENGMVLVSALRSVQQRLGCSPHEEVGRCVLPPELQEPARCCPGAAGSLDLLPSAGARARERRAGSGRAGRRAPAASPHRAMAQGGEVRALRAGPVVTVLDSAGSLSSQVGDSAGSLLFSVANAEIQPL, encoded by the exons ATGTCCGCCAGGGGGGGCCCTCCGCCGCGGCAGGGCTGCGCGGAGCGCGGGGACCCGGGGCTGGCGGGGGTGGCGGCCGGGGGGGCGGGACGGGCGCCGAGCCGAGCCGACTATACGCGTGAGAGCCAAGCCAGGCCGTCGCGGTCTTTTCCCGGCCCTCAGGCGAGGAAGACACCTGAAGGGGCGGTGGCGCCCAGAGGGGTGGGAG CGGGACACGTTTGCGGCACGGCAGCCGCTCGCCCGGTCCACGCTGCACTCGGTCCAAGCGGAGGTGACAGCCCTGCCCAGGTCCTTCGACCCCGCGGAGATTGCCGTGCTCGGGGACTTGGCTGGTGCCCGCCCCGCGGGGAGGGGCTCCGGCTCCCCCGCAgctgcactgccctggcacCCTCGGCTCCTCCTTCGGCGGACGCGGGCCGGGGCGGGATCTGCCCTTGGTCCCGGCCGGAACGTCAGGTGGTGGGTGCTACCTGGGAGAATGGGATGGTGCTGGTGAGCGCGCTTCGCTCCGTGCAGCAGCGACTGGGCTGCAGCCCGCACGAAG AGGTAGGTCGCTGCGTGCTCCCTCCAGAGCTTCAGGAGCCGGCTCGGTGCTGCCCGGGAGCCGCGGGCTCTCTGGACCTGTTGCCCTCGGCGGGTGCTCGAGCGCGGGAGAGACGAGCTGGGTCGGGCCGGGCTGGGCGCAGAGCTCCCGCCGCCTCTCCGCATCGTGCTATGGCGCAGGGAGGCGAGGTCCGAGCCCTGCGTGCTGGTCCTGTTGTAACCGTGTTAGACTCAGCCGGGAGCTTGTCGTCTCAGGTGGGAGACTCAGCTGGGAGCTTGTTGTTCTCCGTGGCAAACGCTGAGATACAGCCTCTTTAA